The following proteins come from a genomic window of Nostoc sp. ATCC 53789:
- the trpD gene encoding anthranilate phosphoribosyltransferase — MITVTQAPPENIAISSEFYNWPALLQQLLNRQSLTVSQATDLMQGWLTDSIPHVLSGAILTAIQAKGVSAQELVGMASVLQSQSPVPSTQYPAPLIDTCGTGGDGASTFNISTAVAFVAAAAGVKVAKHGNRSASSKTGSADVLEALGINLNANPEKVQAAVGEVGITFLFAPGWHPALKAIATLRKTLKVRTVFNLLGPLVNPMRPTGQIIGVNDPLLLEEIVQALSQLGCQQAIAVHGRERLDEAGLADVTDLAVLQDKKVRSLTLNPQELGLNFAPTAALQGGDVEENAEILKAVLQGKGTQAQQDVVALNTALALQVGEAIHGETDILVGCVKGIVLAKEILQSGAAWTKLEQLAEFLR, encoded by the coding sequence ATGATAACTGTAACCCAAGCTCCACCCGAAAACATCGCTATCTCTTCTGAGTTCTACAACTGGCCAGCTTTATTACAACAATTGCTAAATCGGCAATCGTTGACGGTTTCCCAAGCTACAGATTTAATGCAAGGTTGGCTCACAGATTCTATCCCTCATGTTTTATCAGGAGCGATTTTAACCGCAATTCAAGCCAAAGGTGTATCCGCCCAAGAATTAGTAGGCATGGCCAGTGTCTTACAATCCCAATCCCCAGTACCCAGTACCCAGTACCCAGCCCCCCTAATTGACACCTGCGGAACTGGTGGAGATGGTGCTTCAACTTTTAATATTTCCACTGCTGTCGCCTTTGTCGCCGCCGCCGCCGGGGTAAAAGTTGCCAAACATGGCAATCGTTCGGCATCTAGTAAGACTGGTTCGGCTGATGTACTGGAAGCTTTGGGGATAAATCTCAACGCCAATCCAGAAAAAGTGCAAGCCGCAGTCGGTGAAGTTGGAATCACCTTTTTGTTTGCTCCAGGTTGGCATCCTGCACTCAAAGCGATCGCAACTTTGCGAAAAACTTTGAAGGTGCGGACTGTTTTTAACTTACTCGGCCCGCTAGTAAATCCCATGCGGCCGACAGGGCAAATTATTGGCGTGAACGATCCGCTTTTACTAGAGGAAATTGTTCAAGCTTTATCGCAATTGGGATGTCAACAAGCGATCGCAGTTCATGGACGTGAACGTTTAGATGAAGCTGGTTTAGCAGATGTCACTGATTTAGCTGTACTCCAAGATAAAAAAGTGCGTTCTCTAACGCTGAACCCTCAAGAACTTGGTTTGAATTTTGCCCCCACTGCGGCATTGCAGGGTGGAGATGTCGAAGAAAATGCCGAAATCTTGAAGGCAGTTTTACAAGGTAAAGGCACTCAAGCACAGCAGGATGTTGTCGCTTTAAACACAGCCCTGGCACTCCAAGTAGGTGAAGCCATTCACGGGGAAACGGATATTTTAGTTGGTTGTGTTAAAGGTATTGTCCTGGCGAAGGAAATCCTGCAAAGCGGCGCGGCTTGGACAAAACTAGAACAACTCGCTGAATTTTTGCGCTAA
- a CDS encoding threo-3-hydroxy-L-aspartate ammonia-lyase has product MSQPNSVTITDVQAAQERILGIAHRTPVLTSRMVNDRTNSQVFFKCENFQRTGAFKFRGAYNALAQLSVAQKQTGVLTYSSGNHAQAIALAGKILNIPTTIVMPDDAPIVKQTATRGYGAEIILYNRQETNREELAQNLADDSSLTLIPPYDHPHVVAGQGTTALELIQEVGELDLLLVCCGGGGLLSGCAIAAKSLLPNCKVIGVEPALADDATRSFHTKTLQTVKNPDTIADGARTPSLGKITFPLVLHYVDDMVTVSEEAILRTMFFLWERLKIVVEPTGVLAAAALLEGVVTAPESRIGVIISGGNIDLAQVGKLFSGGF; this is encoded by the coding sequence ATGTCACAACCTAATTCCGTTACTATAACTGATGTGCAAGCAGCACAAGAGCGAATTTTGGGAATTGCCCATCGCACGCCTGTGCTAACTTCTAGAATGGTTAACGATCGCACCAATAGCCAAGTATTCTTTAAATGCGAAAACTTTCAACGCACCGGGGCATTTAAATTTAGAGGGGCGTACAATGCTTTAGCGCAACTATCGGTAGCACAAAAACAAACAGGCGTTCTCACCTATTCATCAGGAAATCATGCCCAAGCGATCGCTCTAGCTGGAAAAATCCTCAATATTCCCACCACTATTGTCATGCCTGATGATGCACCCATTGTCAAACAAACTGCGACTCGTGGCTATGGTGCAGAGATAATTTTATACAATCGCCAAGAAACAAACCGAGAAGAATTAGCCCAAAATCTAGCAGATGATAGCTCTTTGACACTCATTCCCCCTTACGATCATCCCCATGTAGTCGCTGGACAGGGGACAACTGCTTTAGAACTGATTCAAGAGGTTGGCGAATTGGATTTGCTATTAGTTTGTTGTGGCGGTGGCGGATTACTTTCAGGATGTGCGATCGCAGCTAAGTCACTTTTACCCAATTGTAAAGTAATTGGAGTAGAACCAGCACTCGCCGATGATGCTACCCGCTCTTTTCACACCAAAACCCTGCAAACTGTCAAGAATCCTGATACCATCGCCGATGGTGCGCGGACTCCTAGCCTTGGTAAAATTACTTTCCCCTTAGTGCTGCATTACGTTGATGATATGGTGACGGTATCTGAAGAAGCGATTCTTCGCACCATGTTTTTCTTATGGGAACGTCTGAAAATTGTCGTTGAACCCACAGGAGTACTTGCAGCAGCAGCCTTACTCGAAGGTGTGGTGACAGCACCAGAGTCGAGGATTGGTGTCATCATCAGTGGTGGAAATATCGATTTGGCGCAAGTTGGTAAATTGTTTTCTGGTGGATTTTGA
- a CDS encoding serine/threonine-protein kinase, with translation MTKIYCYKGHENSPSSRFCLQCGEKLSGAPMSYSIQPGLTLGDRYVIVRQIGQGGFGRTYLAEDVNRFRELCVLKEFSPQVQTAYVVQKAEELFEREASVLYKLQHPQIPRFRELLRLNLGGKEYLFLVQDYVEGETYNSLLNARLQQGLRFTEAEVRQLLQQILPVLEYIHSLGVIHRDISPDNLMLRTVDKLPVLIDFGGVKQVVATVASEYYQPGMVASSPSPTLLGKVGFAPPEQMQTGLVSPHSDLYALAATMLVLLTGKQPQELIDTYNLTWQWRREVNVSPILAQVLDKMLSARPSDRYQSVRQVIEALNPPPANFPPTQYPTPPQPTSATVAVSPPPPSFSSPPSPSSWWTPTKIFLVAAVVAGSVGLIWWGVNSSRNDIGGVQPTPTASPTPTSNQPTDPLAQYSPAERQRKEKLNDRRQQLGINSNFYVNLVNQVFWDRNPSVRGRTLSDGTEDEGLRAEWDKTASELLEKLAPLSSNTRRQLGTYTSAERDRWKVEVNKINVGSRSLYDLGDAAFLSVFPEQRGKDFRDQPIGQVWYGFVSDKLSAILSGSAFQKLVFDPGATGKTVSGNLQPGSGKVFIAGLAKNQSLELKLEANSQVLLSVYSPSGKIQFLEDSTKRILSTKLPENGFYEFVVVSTASKPVDYELTVTAENPTPPPSPTPTPEPTPTETSTPEPTPTPTSTETPTPESTPTPSAEVTPQKN, from the coding sequence ATGACCAAAATATATTGTTATAAAGGACATGAAAATTCCCCAAGTAGTCGCTTTTGTCTCCAGTGTGGTGAAAAATTGTCGGGTGCGCCCATGAGTTATAGTATCCAACCGGGACTAACTTTAGGCGATCGCTATGTAATTGTGCGTCAAATTGGCCAAGGTGGCTTTGGACGGACTTATTTAGCCGAAGATGTCAACCGTTTCCGCGAACTTTGTGTTTTAAAAGAATTTTCCCCCCAAGTTCAAACCGCTTACGTTGTTCAAAAAGCAGAAGAACTGTTTGAGAGAGAAGCGAGTGTTCTCTATAAACTGCAACATCCGCAAATTCCCCGCTTCCGGGAACTGCTGCGGCTAAACTTAGGCGGCAAGGAATATCTGTTTTTGGTGCAAGATTATGTAGAAGGGGAAACTTACAATTCTTTGTTAAATGCGCGGTTACAACAAGGTTTGCGCTTTACAGAGGCAGAAGTACGCCAATTGTTGCAGCAAATTTTGCCAGTGTTAGAATACATCCACTCACTGGGAGTAATTCATCGAGATATTTCTCCAGATAACTTAATGCTTCGCACTGTTGACAAACTGCCAGTTTTAATTGACTTTGGCGGTGTCAAACAAGTAGTAGCAACCGTAGCTTCCGAATATTACCAACCCGGCATGGTTGCATCTTCCCCATCACCCACCTTATTAGGTAAGGTTGGATTTGCACCCCCAGAACAGATGCAAACTGGGTTAGTATCTCCTCACAGCGACTTATATGCTTTAGCTGCAACAATGTTGGTTTTACTGACAGGGAAACAGCCCCAAGAATTAATTGATACCTATAATTTAACCTGGCAGTGGCGACGGGAAGTAAACGTGAGTCCGATTTTGGCACAGGTCTTAGATAAAATGCTATCTGCCAGACCAAGCGATCGCTATCAATCAGTTCGCCAAGTAATCGAAGCCCTCAACCCGCCCCCAGCTAACTTTCCCCCAACTCAATATCCCACCCCACCACAACCCACATCCGCCACCGTCGCCGTCTCCCCACCTCCCCCATCCTTCTCATCGCCCCCCTCTCCCTCTTCTTGGTGGACACCAACAAAAATCTTTCTAGTGGCGGCGGTGGTAGCTGGTAGTGTTGGATTAATTTGGTGGGGAGTGAATAGCAGCCGCAACGATATCGGGGGAGTTCAACCTACTCCCACAGCTAGCCCAACTCCAACCAGTAACCAACCAACCGATCCTTTAGCGCAATATTCACCCGCAGAACGGCAACGCAAAGAAAAATTAAACGATCGCCGTCAACAGTTGGGGATTAACTCTAACTTCTATGTGAACTTGGTGAATCAAGTTTTTTGGGACAGAAACCCCAGTGTACGCGGGCGCACTCTCAGCGATGGGACTGAAGATGAGGGTTTGCGGGCAGAATGGGATAAAACAGCCTCAGAATTGCTGGAAAAACTAGCACCCCTGAGTTCCAACACCCGCCGACAACTGGGAACTTATACAAGCGCTGAACGCGATCGCTGGAAAGTAGAAGTCAACAAAATCAACGTTGGTAGTCGTTCTTTGTATGATTTGGGAGACGCTGCATTTTTAAGTGTATTCCCTGAACAGCGTGGTAAAGATTTCCGAGATCAGCCCATTGGACAAGTTTGGTACGGTTTTGTTAGCGATAAACTCAGTGCGATCCTCTCCGGTAGCGCTTTCCAGAAACTTGTCTTTGATCCGGGCGCTACTGGCAAAACAGTCAGTGGTAATCTTCAACCTGGTAGTGGCAAAGTATTTATTGCTGGACTTGCTAAAAATCAATCTCTGGAATTGAAACTAGAAGCAAATTCCCAAGTTTTATTATCAGTCTATTCACCCTCTGGCAAAATCCAATTCTTAGAAGATTCTACCAAGCGCATTTTATCAACTAAATTACCAGAAAACGGATTTTACGAGTTTGTCGTGGTTTCCACAGCATCGAAACCAGTAGACTATGAACTCACCGTTACAGCAGAAAATCCCACTCCTCCCCCATCGCCAACACCTACGCCTGAACCTACACCCACGGAAACATCCACGCCTGAACCTACACCTACACCTACTTCCACAGAAACCCCCACACCTGAATCTACACCTACGCCTAGTGCTGAGGTGACTCCCCAGAAGAATTAA
- a CDS encoding general stress protein, protein MVLSQYQRAVGVFTHRRDAEQALHELRDSGLAMDKVSVVVQNADRNHEITEDEIKERTGDKADEGATVGGLSGGAVGGLTGLLVGLGTLAIPGVGPIMLAGAAATALVTTLVGASIGAATGTFAGALVGWGISEEQARSYNERVEHGHYFIIVDCTSFEIAKVEAILQRWGIEEFGIYEPISIEQLSPNSTTTIPNKSGILSKYAVSCFDNIENAKAAINDMYITGFSANQMSLICKDLSQFIGLTGINLSERFDAMRLGIADDWARFYNEQIEQGNYILIVSGTDNELEQASFIVGNYGIQEFQIYDPMLIRS, encoded by the coding sequence ATGGTTTTAAGTCAATATCAACGTGCTGTGGGCGTATTTACTCATCGTCGAGATGCAGAACAGGCGCTACATGAGTTGAGAGATTCTGGCTTGGCGATGGACAAAGTATCTGTAGTTGTACAGAATGCAGACCGCAATCATGAAATTACCGAGGATGAAATTAAAGAGCGCACTGGTGATAAAGCTGACGAAGGTGCAACAGTAGGAGGTCTTTCAGGGGGCGCTGTTGGTGGATTGACTGGTTTATTAGTAGGTCTTGGGACTTTAGCAATCCCTGGAGTTGGGCCAATAATGCTGGCTGGCGCAGCTGCAACTGCTTTGGTTACAACCCTTGTTGGTGCAAGTATTGGTGCTGCTACTGGGACTTTTGCTGGTGCATTAGTTGGTTGGGGAATATCAGAAGAACAAGCTAGATCATATAACGAGCGAGTAGAGCATGGACACTATTTCATAATCGTGGATTGTACATCTTTTGAAATTGCTAAAGTAGAAGCAATTCTACAGCGTTGGGGTATTGAAGAATTTGGCATTTACGAACCTATAAGTATTGAGCAATTATCTCCAAATTCTACTACTACCATTCCTAATAAAAGTGGGATTTTGAGCAAATATGCTGTTAGTTGCTTCGATAACATAGAGAATGCTAAAGCTGCAATTAACGATATGTATATCACAGGGTTTTCAGCAAATCAGATGTCTTTAATTTGCAAAGACCTTTCTCAATTTATTGGGTTAACTGGTATTAATTTAAGTGAGCGCTTTGACGCGATGAGGCTAGGAATAGCGGATGATTGGGCACGCTTTTACAACGAGCAAATTGAGCAAGGAAATTACATACTCATCGTTAGCGGCACAGACAATGAGCTTGAACAGGCTAGCTTTATTGTAGGCAATTATGGAATTCAGGAATTTCAGATTTATGACCCAATGTTAATCCGCTCTTGA
- a CDS encoding SDR family oxidoreductase produces MNKTSESRQKKTALITGAASGIGYQLTQIFARHGYNLVLVDKNEQKLTEIINEFPQKFGIFVKVLTKDLSIPTSPEEIFRELQQESIKIDVLVNNAGFGTYGAFSETDLSIELQMLQVNMVTLTHLTKLFLKDMVEQDYGKILNVASAAAFQPGPLMAVYFATKAYVLSFSEAIANELEGTGVSVTVLCPGPTASEFQQTAAMEDSKIANVNRMMDTETVAKIGYRGLMKNKTVVVPGMRNKILTESVRFTPRNLVTKVVRSMHELQKNR; encoded by the coding sequence ATGAATAAAACATCTGAAAGTCGGCAAAAAAAAACTGCTCTAATTACAGGAGCGGCTAGTGGGATAGGCTATCAATTAACCCAGATTTTTGCTCGTCATGGTTATAATCTGGTGTTAGTGGATAAGAATGAACAAAAACTTACAGAAATCATAAATGAATTTCCGCAAAAATTTGGAATTTTTGTGAAAGTTTTGACTAAGGATTTATCTATCCCAACATCTCCAGAAGAAATTTTTAGAGAACTCCAGCAAGAATCGATCAAAATTGATGTGCTGGTTAACAATGCTGGCTTTGGTACTTATGGAGCATTTAGCGAAACAGACCTCAGTATTGAACTGCAAATGCTCCAGGTAAATATGGTGACATTGACACATTTAACAAAGTTATTTCTCAAGGATATGGTTGAGCAAGACTATGGAAAAATATTAAATGTCGCCTCAGCAGCAGCTTTTCAACCGGGGCCTCTAATGGCGGTTTATTTTGCTACTAAAGCCTATGTCTTATCATTTTCAGAAGCGATCGCTAATGAATTAGAGGGTACTGGTGTTAGCGTTACTGTTCTTTGTCCCGGCCCAACAGCATCAGAATTCCAACAAACTGCTGCAATGGAAGATTCCAAAATTGCTAACGTTAACAGAATGATGGATACGGAAACTGTTGCTAAGATTGGTTATCGGGGTTTAATGAAAAATAAAACTGTTGTTGTTCCTGGGATGAGAAATAAAATATTGACCGAAAGCGTCAGATTTACACCCAGAAATCTAGTAACAAAGGTTGTGAGAAGTATGCACGAACTCCAAAAAAATAGGTAG
- the trpB gene encoding tryptophan synthase subunit beta, whose amino-acid sequence MVSIQDIKTATIQPDSLGRFGRFGGKYVPETLMPALSELEAAFQKYRNEPSFQAELQNLLRDYVGRPSPLYFAERLTTNYARPDGTGPQIYLKREDLNHTGAHKINNALAQVLLAKRMGKQRIIAETGAGQHGVATATVCARFGLKCVIYMGIHDMERQSLNVFRMKLMGAEVRPVEAGTGTLKDATSEAIRDWVTNVETTHYILGSVAGPHPYPMIVRDFHAVIGVETRAQSQDKWGGLPDILLACVGGGSNAIGLFNEFVHEPSVRLIGVEAAGEGVDTEKHAATLTKGRIGVLHGAMSYLLQDDDGQVIEAHSISAGLDYPGVGPEHSYLKDLGRAEYYSVTDKQALEAFQRLSQLEGIIPALETAHAIAYLETLCPQLKGNPRIVINCSGRGDKDVQTVAKVLIP is encoded by the coding sequence GTGGTAAGCATACAAGACATCAAGACTGCAACTATCCAACCAGATTCTTTGGGCAGATTTGGAAGATTTGGCGGTAAGTACGTCCCCGAAACCTTAATGCCTGCATTAAGTGAGTTAGAAGCAGCATTTCAAAAATATCGCAACGAGCCGAGTTTCCAAGCAGAACTGCAAAACCTACTGCGCGATTATGTCGGACGACCCAGCCCATTATATTTTGCTGAACGCCTGACAACAAACTACGCTAGACCAGATGGCACGGGGCCGCAAATCTATTTAAAACGTGAGGATTTAAATCATACAGGCGCTCACAAAATTAATAATGCTTTAGCTCAAGTGTTGCTAGCTAAACGCATGGGTAAGCAACGGATTATTGCCGAGACAGGTGCAGGACAACACGGTGTAGCCACTGCAACTGTATGTGCTAGGTTTGGTTTGAAATGCGTGATTTACATGGGCATCCATGATATGGAACGCCAATCGCTAAATGTGTTCCGCATGAAATTAATGGGGGCAGAAGTTCGTCCAGTAGAAGCGGGTACGGGAACTCTCAAGGATGCAACTTCGGAAGCAATTCGGGATTGGGTGACAAATGTAGAAACAACCCATTACATCCTCGGTTCTGTTGCCGGGCCTCATCCTTACCCGATGATTGTCCGTGACTTCCACGCGGTAATTGGTGTAGAAACTCGCGCTCAATCCCAGGATAAATGGGGAGGATTACCAGATATTCTACTGGCTTGCGTGGGTGGAGGTTCCAACGCGATCGGCTTATTCAATGAATTTGTCCATGAACCTTCGGTGCGTCTAATTGGAGTCGAAGCGGCGGGTGAAGGTGTAGATACAGAAAAACACGCTGCTACCTTGACAAAGGGAAGAATAGGTGTATTACATGGTGCAATGAGCTATTTACTGCAAGATGATGATGGTCAAGTCATCGAAGCCCATTCAATTAGTGCCGGGTTAGACTATCCCGGTGTAGGGCCAGAACATAGTTATTTAAAGGATCTTGGTCGCGCTGAATATTACAGTGTCACTGATAAACAAGCCTTAGAAGCATTTCAAAGACTTTCGCAACTAGAGGGAATTATCCCAGCTTTGGAAACGGCTCATGCGATCGCATATCTCGAAACCCTTTGTCCTCAGTTAAAAGGCAATCCCCGCATCGTCATCAATTGCTCCGGTAGAGGTGACAAAGATGTACAAACCGTCGCCAAAGTCCTGATTCCCTAG
- the trpA gene encoding tryptophan synthase subunit alpha, protein MTSISDSFQTLRDRQQCALIPFITAGDPNLEITAQALRILDRNGADFIELGIPYSDPLADGPVIQAAATRALQKGTKLEQVLEMLEGLTPTLKAPIILFTYYNPILHRGIKTFLAQIATAGVKGLVVPDLPLEEAEELIQTAASFGIEVILLVAPTSSKDRILAIARQSQGFIYLVSVTGVTGIRAQIQDRVKDLITDLRSVTDKPIGVGFGISGPEQAHQVMEWGADAVIVGSAFVKRLAEGSPTERLQAVEKLCQELKTAITPVSLQQVVSAK, encoded by the coding sequence ATGACTTCTATCTCTGATTCCTTTCAAACTTTACGCGATCGCCAACAGTGTGCTTTAATCCCCTTTATCACAGCAGGCGATCCTAACTTAGAAATCACTGCTCAAGCTTTACGTATCTTAGATCGCAACGGCGCTGACTTCATCGAGTTAGGCATTCCCTACTCCGATCCTCTCGCAGATGGGCCTGTAATTCAAGCAGCCGCGACTCGCGCTTTGCAAAAAGGCACGAAATTAGAGCAAGTATTAGAAATGTTGGAAGGTTTAACTCCTACCTTGAAAGCGCCGATAATTCTATTTACTTATTACAATCCCATTTTGCACCGGGGTATTAAGACATTTTTGGCGCAAATTGCCACTGCTGGCGTGAAAGGCTTGGTAGTGCCAGACTTACCCTTAGAAGAAGCAGAAGAATTAATCCAAACTGCTGCATCTTTTGGGATTGAGGTAATTTTACTTGTAGCTCCTACCAGTTCTAAAGATAGGATTTTAGCGATCGCTCGTCAATCTCAAGGTTTTATTTACCTGGTAAGCGTCACAGGCGTTACAGGTATCCGCGCTCAAATCCAAGACCGCGTAAAAGATTTAATTACCGACTTGCGAAGCGTCACCGATAAACCCATCGGCGTTGGTTTTGGTATTTCCGGGCCAGAACAAGCGCATCAAGTAATGGAATGGGGAGCAGATGCGGTGATTGTTGGTAGTGCCTTCGTCAAACGTCTAGCTGAAGGTAGCCCAACAGAAAGATTACAAGCTGTAGAAAAGCTTTGTCAAGAACTTAAAACAGCAATTACCCCAGTATCCCTGCAACAAGTTGTTTCTGCAAAGTAA
- the aroF gene encoding 3-deoxy-7-phosphoheptulonate synthase: MIIILKNGTPTEEITRISEELSETWKVTVEKSIGTHKVVLGLIGDTTSIDKLQVQEFSPWIEQVLRVQQPFKRVSREFRHGEASEVVVPTPNGDVYFGEHHPIVVVAGPCSVENEAMIVETAKRVKAAGAQFLRGGAYKPRTSPYAFQGYGESALDLLAAAREATGLGIVTELMDAADLSAVARTADIIQIGARNMHNFSLLKKVGAQDKPVLLKRGMSATIDEWLMAAEYILASGNPNVILCERGIRTFDGKYARNTLDLSVLPVLRSLTHLPIMIDPSHGTGRSEYVPSMAMAAIAAGTDALMIEVHPNPAKALSDGPQSLTPDKFDRLVREMSIIGKVVDRWSTPTFDSINDNRILFAPKLSK; the protein is encoded by the coding sequence ATGATTATCATCCTTAAAAACGGTACACCTACTGAGGAAATTACCCGTATCAGTGAAGAACTAAGTGAAACTTGGAAAGTCACCGTAGAAAAAAGCATTGGCACTCATAAAGTTGTACTAGGGCTAATTGGCGATACCACTAGCATCGATAAATTACAGGTTCAGGAATTTAGCCCTTGGATTGAGCAAGTATTACGGGTGCAACAACCTTTCAAGCGGGTAAGCCGAGAATTCCGACATGGAGAAGCCAGCGAGGTTGTTGTACCTACACCCAACGGTGATGTCTATTTTGGCGAACATCATCCAATCGTGGTGGTAGCTGGGCCTTGTTCCGTTGAGAATGAAGCGATGATTGTCGAAACCGCAAAGCGCGTCAAGGCAGCAGGAGCGCAATTTCTCCGTGGCGGAGCTTACAAACCTCGCACTTCACCTTATGCCTTTCAAGGTTATGGTGAAAGCGCTTTAGATTTATTAGCAGCAGCGCGGGAAGCGACTGGTTTGGGTATTGTCACAGAATTGATGGATGCTGCCGATTTATCAGCAGTGGCGAGAACAGCTGACATAATCCAAATTGGAGCTAGGAATATGCACAACTTCTCGCTGTTGAAAAAGGTAGGCGCTCAAGATAAACCAGTGCTGCTAAAGCGCGGGATGTCTGCCACAATTGACGAGTGGTTGATGGCAGCAGAATATATTTTGGCATCTGGAAACCCAAATGTAATTCTTTGTGAGCGGGGAATCAGAACCTTTGATGGTAAATATGCCCGGAATACTTTAGATTTATCGGTGCTTCCGGTGTTGCGATCGCTAACGCATTTACCGATTATGATCGATCCTAGTCATGGTACTGGTAGGTCAGAATATGTGCCATCAATGGCAATGGCTGCGATCGCAGCTGGTACAGATGCCTTGATGATTGAAGTTCACCCCAATCCCGCAAAAGCTTTATCTGACGGGCCGCAATCTCTCACCCCTGATAAATTTGACCGCTTAGTTCGAGAAATGTCAATTATTGGCAAAGTAGTCGATCGCTGGTCTACACCTACATTTGATAGCATTAATGACAACCGCATTCTCTTCGCACCAAAACTATCAAAGTAG
- a CDS encoding heavy-metal-associated domain-containing protein, with product MAIKLKVPDIKGDECAKKITKSILTMESDAKVDVNVDAKTVTVDTAASEESIKQIVQSAGYTIEGY from the coding sequence ATGGCAATTAAATTGAAAGTTCCAGATATTAAAGGTGATGAGTGCGCCAAGAAAATAACTAAATCTATTTTGACGATGGAATCTGATGCCAAAGTAGATGTGAATGTTGATGCTAAAACCGTAACTGTAGATACTGCGGCTTCTGAAGAGTCGATTAAACAGATAGTTCAATCTGCTGGTTATACGATAGAAGGCTATTAA